The following is a genomic window from Streptomyces chrestomyceticus JCM 4735.
CTGGTGGCAGCGCGTAGTGCAGGCGGAGGCGTGCGGCCGGACTCCGGACGGCGCCACCACCTCGGCGGGCTCCCCCCACGACCCGGCCGCCCTGCGCCGCCGCTACGCCTTCCTCGACGCCCTGCTGCCCGCCGCGGACCGCTCCTGGCCGCTGGCCCGCGCCCTGCCGACCCTCGGATTCCGCCGGCCCGCGTGAGCGCCCGCACGGGTCCCGCACGGGCCCCGCACGTGAACAACCGGCCAACCACACCCCACCCACCCATGAGCACTCCGTCACCGGAGGAACACGAGAACAGGCGAACGCCGGAAAAGGCTTCGGGCTTGTCAGTGCACCGTCGTACCCTGGGTATCCCAAGGAGCCGAGCTGCCGGGCACCGCCTCCGCAGCGCAACGAATGGGGGATGAGCAGGCCAGAGAGCCGGCCCATGACTCAGACACCTACACGACCGCAGGCGCACGCCCAGTTCACCGTCCCCGCCAAGCACCCGATGGTGACGGTCCTGGGGTCCGGAGACGCCCTGCTGCGGGTCATCGAGAACGCCTTCCCGGCCACCGACATCCACGTACGGGGCAACGAGATCCGGGCGACCGGCGACCCCGCCGAAGTCGCCCTCATCCAGCGCCTCTTCGACGAGATGATGCTGGTGCTGCGCACCGGCCAGCCGATGACCGAGGACGCGGTGGAACGCTCCATCGCCATGCTGCGCTCGGCGGCGGACGGCGAGGGCGCGGCGAGCGAGACCCCCGCCGAGGTGCTCACCCAGAACATCCTCTCCAACCGCGGCCGCACCATCCGCCCCAAGACCCTGAACCAGAAGCGCTACGTCGACGCCATCGACCAGCACACGGTCGTCTTCGGCATCGGCCCCGCCGGCACGGGCAAGACCTACCTCGCCATGGCCAAGGCGGTCCAGGCCCTGCAGTCCAAGCAGGTCAACCGCATCATCCTGACCCGCCCCGCCGTCGAGGCCGGCGAACGCCTGGGTTTCCTCCCCGGCACCCTCTACGAAAAGATCGACCCGTACCTGCGCCCGCTGTACGACGCCCTGCACGACATGCTCGACCCGGACTCGATCCCGCGGCTGATGGCGGCGGGGACGATCGAGGTGGCGCCGCTCGCCTATATGCGCGGTCGTACCTTGAATGATGCTTTCATCATTCTGGACGAGGCGCAGAACACCAGCCCCGAGCAGATGAAGATGTTCCTCACCCGCCTCGGGTTCGACTCGAAGATCGTCATCACCGGTGACATCACGCAGATCGACCTCCCGGGCGGTACGAAGAGCGGTCTGCGGCAGGTCCAGGACATTCTGGAGGGGCTGGACGACGTGCACTTCTCGCGGCTCAGCAGCCAGGACGTCGTCCGGCACAAGCTCGTCGGCCGTATTGTCGATGCGTACGAGAAGTACGACAGCCAAAACGGCCGGCGAACCTGAGAAACGAGACGCAGCACCACATGTCGATCGACGTCAACAACGAGTCCGGAACGGACATCGACGAGCAGGCGATTCTGGATGTCGCGCGCTACGCCGTGGCCCTGATGCGTATTCACCCGCTTTCCGAGCTGTCGGTCATCGTCGTCGACGCCGACGCCATGGAACAGCTCCACCTCCAGTGGATGGACCTGCCGGGGCCGACCGATGTCATGTCCTTCCCGATGGACGAGCTGCGTCCGCCGGCCAAGGACGACGAGGAGCCCCCGCAGGGGCTCCTCGGGGACATCGTGCTCTGCCCGGAGGTCGCCGCGAAGCAGGGTGCGGAGGCGCCGACCGGGCACAGCATGGACGAGGAGCTCCAGTTGCTGACCGTGCACGGGGTGCTGCACCTGCTCGGGTACGACCACGAGGAGCCTTCGGAGAAGGCCGAGATGTTCGGTCTGCAGGCGGCGATCATCGACGGCTGGCGTGCCGAGCGCGGGCTGACGGGTCCGTCGCCGGCCCCGACCGTCACCTGAGGCGGGAGATCCGGTGACCACCCAGCTCATCGCGGTCGCGGTCCTGCTCGTCGTCGTCGCGTGGCTCGCGGCGTGTGCCGAGGCGGGGCTCGCCCGTACGACCAGCTTCCGTGCCGAGGAAGCCGTGCGGTCGGGGCGGCGGGGCAGCGCGAAGCTGGCCGCCGTCGCCGCCGATCCCGTCCGCTATCTGAATGTCGCGCTGCTGGTGCGGGTCGGCTGCGAGATGGCGGCCGGGGTGCTGGTGACGTACGCCTGTCTGCGCTCCTTCGAGGAGACCTGGCAGGCGCTGACCGTGGCCATCGCGGTGATGGTGCTGGTCTCGTACGTCGCGGTGGGCGTCTCGCCCCGTACGATCGGCCGCCAGCATCCGCTGAACACCGCCACCGCCGCCGCGTACGTGCTGCTGCCGCTGGCCCGGGTCATGGGGCCGATTCCGCGGCTGCTGATCCTTCTGGGCAACGCCCTGACGCCCGGCAAGGGCTTCCGGCAGGGCCCCTTCGCCTCCGAGGCCGAGCTGCGCTCGCTGGTGGACCTCGCGGAGAAGGAGTCGCTGATCGAGGACGAGGAGCGCCGTATGGTGCACTCCGTCTTCCAGCTCGGCGACACCCTGGTCCGGGAGGTGATGGTGCCGCGGACGGACCTGATCTCGGTCGAGCGGTTCAAGACCATCCGCCAGGCGCTGACCCTCGCGCTGCGCTCCGGGTTCTCCCGCATCCCGGTGACCGGCGAGAACGAGGACGACGTGGTCGGCATCGTGTACGTGAAGGACCTCGCCCGCAAGGTGCACATCAGCCGGGACGCGGAGACGGAGCTGGTCTCCACGGCGATGCGGCCCGCCGTCTTCGTGCCGGACACGAAGAACGCCGGTGATCTGCTGCGCGAGATGCAGCAGGACCGCAATCACGTCGCGGTCGTCATCGACGAGTACGGCGGTACGGCCGGCATCGTGACGATCGAGGACATCCTGGAGGAGATCGTCGGCGAGATCACCGACGAGTACGACCGGGAGCTGCCGCCCGTGGAGGATCTGGGCGACGGGCGGTACCGGGTGACCGCGCGGCTGGACATCGGCGACCTCGGGGAGCTGTACGGCTTCGCGGAGCTGGACGACGAGGACGTGGAGACGGTCGGCGGGCTGCTCGCCAAGCATCTGGGCCGGGTGCCGATCGCGGGTGCCACGGCCGAGATCGACCTCAGCGAGAACGCGTCCGCGCTCTCGCCGAAGGCGCTGCGGCTGACCGCGGAGGCCCCGGCCGGCCGCCGCAACAAGATCGTCACGGTGCTCTGCGAGCCGGTCCGGGGCGAGGACGGCGCGGACGGTCAGGACTGACCGACGGCCGGCGGCGGAGCGGGAAGCGGTCAGGACCGGCCGCGGCGACGGAGTGACGGTCAGGACCGGCCGCGGCGACGGAGTGCGAAGCGGTCGGGGCTGACCGCGACGCACAGCCCGGCGAGCGCCGTGACGGTCCCGGTGACCACCACGGCGGGCCAGCCGCCGCCCGACCAGGCCACCGTGCCGGCCAGCGATCCGACGGCGATGCCGGAGAAGCGCAGGGTGAAGTAGAGGGTGTTGAGGCGGCTGTGGACGGCGGGGTCGAGGCTGAAAAGGGAGGTCTGTGAGGCGGCCTGGCTGCCCCAGACCCCGACGTCCAGCACGACCACGCCGGCCAGCAGCCACCAGAGCGAGCCGCCGCCCGGCAGCAGGAGCAGCCAGCCCGCGATCACCAGGCCGATCAGTGCCGCGAGCGCGCCGCGCCGTCCGAGCCGGTCGGCCAGCCGTCCGGCGTACGGGGAGGCCAGCGCGCTCGCCGCGGCCACCAGCCCGAACAGGCCGATCTCGGTGGACCCGTACCCGTACTCCTCCGACAGCAGGAACGTCAGCGTCGTCCAGAAGGCGCCGAACGCGATGCCCACCAGCGCGCCGGACACGGTGATCCGCCGGACCAGCGGGTGGGCGGCGAACAGCCGCGGCAGCGAGGCGAGCGTGGACCGGTACGAGGCGGCCGCGGCCGCCGGGACGCGGGGCAGGGCCCGGCTCAGGACCAGCATGGTCAGCAGTGTCAGGACGCACGAGCAGCCGAAGACCGCCCGCCAGCCCACCTGTTCCGCCAGCGCCCCCGAGTACGCGCGGGACGCGAGCACGCCGACCAGCAGGCCGGCCTGTACGGTGCCGACGATGCGGCCCCGGTCGGCGTTGCCGCCGTCGGCGGCCAGGGCCACCGCGAGCGGCGTGACGAGCTGCGGTACGGGCGAGAGCAGGCCGACCGCGAAACCGGCCACCACCAGCCAGGTCACGCTGGGCGCCACGGCGCAGGCGGCGAGGGCGAGCGCGGACGCCGTGCCGAGGCCGAGGATGAGCCGCCTGCGGTCGTGGCTGTCGCCCGCCGGGACCAGCAGCAGGATGCCGG
Proteins encoded in this region:
- a CDS encoding PhoH family protein; the encoded protein is MTQTPTRPQAHAQFTVPAKHPMVTVLGSGDALLRVIENAFPATDIHVRGNEIRATGDPAEVALIQRLFDEMMLVLRTGQPMTEDAVERSIAMLRSAADGEGAASETPAEVLTQNILSNRGRTIRPKTLNQKRYVDAIDQHTVVFGIGPAGTGKTYLAMAKAVQALQSKQVNRIILTRPAVEAGERLGFLPGTLYEKIDPYLRPLYDALHDMLDPDSIPRLMAAGTIEVAPLAYMRGRTLNDAFIILDEAQNTSPEQMKMFLTRLGFDSKIVITGDITQIDLPGGTKSGLRQVQDILEGLDDVHFSRLSSQDVVRHKLVGRIVDAYEKYDSQNGRRT
- the ybeY gene encoding rRNA maturation RNase YbeY: MSIDVNNESGTDIDEQAILDVARYAVALMRIHPLSELSVIVVDADAMEQLHLQWMDLPGPTDVMSFPMDELRPPAKDDEEPPQGLLGDIVLCPEVAAKQGAEAPTGHSMDEELQLLTVHGVLHLLGYDHEEPSEKAEMFGLQAAIIDGWRAERGLTGPSPAPTVT
- a CDS encoding hemolysin family protein produces the protein MTTQLIAVAVLLVVVAWLAACAEAGLARTTSFRAEEAVRSGRRGSAKLAAVAADPVRYLNVALLVRVGCEMAAGVLVTYACLRSFEETWQALTVAIAVMVLVSYVAVGVSPRTIGRQHPLNTATAAAYVLLPLARVMGPIPRLLILLGNALTPGKGFRQGPFASEAELRSLVDLAEKESLIEDEERRMVHSVFQLGDTLVREVMVPRTDLISVERFKTIRQALTLALRSGFSRIPVTGENEDDVVGIVYVKDLARKVHISRDAETELVSTAMRPAVFVPDTKNAGDLLREMQQDRNHVAVVIDEYGGTAGIVTIEDILEEIVGEITDEYDRELPPVEDLGDGRYRVTARLDIGDLGELYGFAELDDEDVETVGGLLAKHLGRVPIAGATAEIDLSENASALSPKALRLTAEAPAGRRNKIVTVLCEPVRGEDGADGQD
- a CDS encoding MFS transporter, which gives rise to MIEPASAPPRTDRPPRSGLTRPTALLLAATSAVTAANVYLNQPLLGAAARSLGVAPDVLGAVPTATQLGYAAGILLLVPAGDSHDRRRLILGLGTASALALAACAVAPSVTWLVVAGFAVGLLSPVPQLVTPLAVALAADGGNADRGRIVGTVQAGLLVGVLASRAYSGALAEQVGWRAVFGCSCVLTLLTMLVLSRALPRVPAAAAASYRSTLASLPRLFAAHPLVRRITVSGALVGIAFGAFWTTLTFLLSEEYGYGSTEIGLFGLVAAASALASPYAGRLADRLGRRGALAALIGLVIAGWLLLLPGGGSLWWLLAGVVVLDVGVWGSQAASQTSLFSLDPAVHSRLNTLYFTLRFSGIAVGSLAGTVAWSGGGWPAVVVTGTVTALAGLCVAVSPDRFALRRRGRS